In the Larus michahellis chromosome 6, bLarMic1.1, whole genome shotgun sequence genome, one interval contains:
- the KCNIP2 gene encoding A-type potassium channel modulatory protein KCNIP2 isoform X1 produces MSPAHPDTLQWGVCAEVLGVSSPAGLPFCHPLPSPGGKLQCWVCPGMKQKGRAEPGLGFAFLLLRRRAACAASGPARPVPGAQPCCPPGPGAAAPLTLLLLGDSFFLPGNPPGQTKKALKQRFLKLLPCCRPKSIPSLSESNVEDEFELSTVCHRPEGLEQLQEQTKFTRKELQVLYRGFKNECPSGIVNEENFKQIYSQFFPQGDSSTYATFLFNAFDTDHDGSVSFEDFVSGLSIILRGTIDDRLNWAFNLYDLNKDGCITKEEMLDIMKSIYDMMGKYTYPAMREEAPREHVENFFQKMDRNKDGVVTIEEFLESCQKDENIMRSMQLFDNVI; encoded by the exons ATGTCTCCAGCACACCCCGACACGTTGCAATGGGGGGTTTGTGCAGAGGTGCTGGGTGTGAGTAGCCCGGCAGGGTTGCCCTTTTGtcacccccttccttccccaggagGAAAACTCCAGTGCTGGGTTTGTCCTGGGATGAAGCAGAAAGGCCGAGCAGAGCCTGGGCTGGGCTTCGCCTTCCTGCTCCTCCGGCGTCGCGCTGCATGTGCTGcctccggccccgctcgcccTGTGCCGGGTGCCCAACCCTGCTGCCCACCGGGTCCGGGGGCCGCTGCTCCGTTAACTCTTCTTCTGCTTGGTGACTCCTTCTTTCTTCCAGGCAACCCGCCGGGCCAAACTAAAAAAGCGCTGAAGCAGCGATTCCTCAAACTGCTGCCCTGCTGCCGGCCCAAATCCATCCCCTCGCTCAGCGAAAGCAA CGTTGAGGATGAGTTTGAGCTCTCCACCGTCTGCCACCGccctgaggggctggagcagctccaggagcAGACCAAGTTCACCCGCAAAGAGCTGCAGGTCCTCTACCGAGGCTTCAAGAAT GAGTGCCCGAGCGGCATCGTCAATGAAGAAAACTTCAAGCAGATCTACTCACAGTTCTTCCCGCAGGGAG ACTCCAGCACGTACGCCACCTTCCTCTTCAACGCCTTCGACACTGACCACGATGGCTCCGTCAGCTTTGAG GACTTTGTGTCTGGGCTGTCCATCATCCTGCGGGGCACCATTGATGATCGCCTGAACTGGGCCTTCAACCTCTACGACCTGAACAAAGACGGCTGCATCACCAaagag GAAATGCTGGACATCATGAAGTCCATCTATGACATGATGGGCAAGTACACCTACCCAGCCATGCGGGAGGAAGCACCCCGGGAACATGTGGAGAACTTCTTCCAG AAAATGGACCGAAACAAGGATGGCGTGGTGACAATCGAGGAGTTCCTGGAGTCCTGCCAGAAG GATGAGAACATCATGCGGTCCATGCAGCTCTTTGACAACGTGATTTAG
- the KCNIP2 gene encoding A-type potassium channel modulatory protein KCNIP2 isoform X4, with protein MRSKGRKESLSDSRDLDGSYDQLTGNPPGQTKKALKQRFLKLLPCCRPKSIPSLSESNVEDEFELSTVCHRPEGLEQLQEQTKFTRKELQVLYRGFKNECPSGIVNEENFKQIYSQFFPQGDSSTYATFLFNAFDTDHDGSVSFEDFVSGLSIILRGTIDDRLNWAFNLYDLNKDGCITKEEMLDIMKSIYDMMGKYTYPAMREEAPREHVENFFQKMDRNKDGVVTIEEFLESCQKDENIMRSMQLFDNVI; from the exons GCAACCCGCCGGGCCAAACTAAAAAAGCGCTGAAGCAGCGATTCCTCAAACTGCTGCCCTGCTGCCGGCCCAAATCCATCCCCTCGCTCAGCGAAAGCAA CGTTGAGGATGAGTTTGAGCTCTCCACCGTCTGCCACCGccctgaggggctggagcagctccaggagcAGACCAAGTTCACCCGCAAAGAGCTGCAGGTCCTCTACCGAGGCTTCAAGAAT GAGTGCCCGAGCGGCATCGTCAATGAAGAAAACTTCAAGCAGATCTACTCACAGTTCTTCCCGCAGGGAG ACTCCAGCACGTACGCCACCTTCCTCTTCAACGCCTTCGACACTGACCACGATGGCTCCGTCAGCTTTGAG GACTTTGTGTCTGGGCTGTCCATCATCCTGCGGGGCACCATTGATGATCGCCTGAACTGGGCCTTCAACCTCTACGACCTGAACAAAGACGGCTGCATCACCAaagag GAAATGCTGGACATCATGAAGTCCATCTATGACATGATGGGCAAGTACACCTACCCAGCCATGCGGGAGGAAGCACCCCGGGAACATGTGGAGAACTTCTTCCAG AAAATGGACCGAAACAAGGATGGCGTGGTGACAATCGAGGAGTTCCTGGAGTCCTGCCAGAAG GATGAGAACATCATGCGGTCCATGCAGCTCTTTGACAACGTGATTTAG
- the KCNIP2 gene encoding A-type potassium channel modulatory protein KCNIP2 isoform X2: protein MRSKGRKESLSDSRDLDGSYDQLTGNPPGQTKKALKQRFLKLLPCCRPKSIPSLSENSVEDEFELSTVCHRPEGLEQLQEQTKFTRKELQVLYRGFKNECPSGIVNEENFKQIYSQFFPQGDSSTYATFLFNAFDTDHDGSVSFEDFVSGLSIILRGTIDDRLNWAFNLYDLNKDGCITKEEMLDIMKSIYDMMGKYTYPAMREEAPREHVENFFQKMDRNKDGVVTIEEFLESCQKDENIMRSMQLFDNVI from the exons GCAACCCGCCGGGCCAAACTAAAAAAGCGCTGAAGCAGCGATTCCTCAAACTGCTGCCCTGCTGCCGGCCCAAATCCATCCCCTCGCTCAGCGAAA ACAGCGTTGAGGATGAGTTTGAGCTCTCCACCGTCTGCCACCGccctgaggggctggagcagctccaggagcAGACCAAGTTCACCCGCAAAGAGCTGCAGGTCCTCTACCGAGGCTTCAAGAAT GAGTGCCCGAGCGGCATCGTCAATGAAGAAAACTTCAAGCAGATCTACTCACAGTTCTTCCCGCAGGGAG ACTCCAGCACGTACGCCACCTTCCTCTTCAACGCCTTCGACACTGACCACGATGGCTCCGTCAGCTTTGAG GACTTTGTGTCTGGGCTGTCCATCATCCTGCGGGGCACCATTGATGATCGCCTGAACTGGGCCTTCAACCTCTACGACCTGAACAAAGACGGCTGCATCACCAaagag GAAATGCTGGACATCATGAAGTCCATCTATGACATGATGGGCAAGTACACCTACCCAGCCATGCGGGAGGAAGCACCCCGGGAACATGTGGAGAACTTCTTCCAG AAAATGGACCGAAACAAGGATGGCGTGGTGACAATCGAGGAGTTCCTGGAGTCCTGCCAGAAG GATGAGAACATCATGCGGTCCATGCAGCTCTTTGACAACGTGATTTAG